A single region of the Halorubrum depositum genome encodes:
- a CDS encoding S9 family peptidase gives MYRRDLRDTDYDGLLADTAVADRVVQAAVGPDGRIAYAKNRELTTDLWLAADGDDVRLTSGGVSAMRYGRTDARWLDWSPDGDRIAFVTADAELATVDADTGAVEVLTDLSGGISGLAWGEPGIAVVTDAFSRASLAVVSPDGDRVEAIANDEHLYADPHWQGESVVATRSEHADLFDYEAALVRVPIDGDEEIAELFAEPGVRAACPRPRPGDDEAVAFVHDGSGYDAVYGIDGGAAADEGDESGDSPIPIYAVSETEVAAPEWNDAGDRIVVTATKDGRTHVHAVDVDGALADAGPGADAETDPETADDVTVLASGDAIHGAPRWDGDRVLSVRETPTEPPAVVDAASGERLTPSATAGLAARLPAPEAFTYDSDGTEIHAVVHPPGPDAEGRSVPLLVKPHGGPTAFDGFGFDHRAAYFAALGYAVVRPNYRGSDGFGRAFRMANDGDWGGGDLDDVIRAADATAARYAAVDGDRVGIFGGSGGGLMTVNALGNSDRYRAGAAFYGVYDYESFVDDTDDVGWQLLKRELGDFVSDLDAYRDASPIRTVPDIDDPLMVLHGEADARVPISQSEQLVEELEKHDVRHELRRYEGEPHGFGRRENVLDAYTRVADLFAKYLRELPDDGSSRPYEPPE, from the coding sequence ACCGACCTCTGGCTGGCGGCCGACGGCGACGACGTCCGACTCACGAGCGGGGGCGTCTCGGCCATGCGCTACGGCCGCACCGACGCGCGGTGGCTCGACTGGAGCCCCGACGGCGACCGGATCGCCTTCGTCACCGCCGACGCCGAGCTGGCGACCGTCGACGCGGACACCGGTGCGGTCGAGGTGCTCACGGACCTGTCGGGCGGCATCTCGGGGCTCGCGTGGGGCGAGCCCGGCATCGCGGTCGTCACGGACGCCTTCTCGCGGGCGAGCCTCGCGGTCGTCTCCCCCGACGGCGACCGCGTCGAGGCGATCGCGAACGACGAGCACCTCTACGCCGACCCGCACTGGCAGGGCGAGAGCGTCGTCGCGACGCGCTCGGAGCACGCCGACCTGTTCGATTACGAGGCCGCGCTCGTCCGCGTTCCAATCGACGGCGACGAGGAAATCGCGGAGCTGTTCGCCGAGCCGGGCGTCCGGGCGGCCTGCCCGCGCCCCCGCCCCGGCGACGACGAGGCGGTCGCGTTCGTCCACGACGGAAGCGGATACGACGCGGTGTACGGGATCGACGGCGGCGCCGCGGCCGACGAGGGAGACGAGAGCGGCGACTCTCCGATCCCGATCTACGCCGTCTCGGAGACGGAGGTCGCGGCGCCGGAGTGGAACGACGCCGGCGACCGGATCGTCGTGACGGCGACGAAGGACGGTCGAACGCACGTGCACGCGGTCGACGTCGACGGTGCGCTCGCGGACGCCGGCCCCGGGGCGGACGCCGAGACCGACCCCGAGACGGCCGACGACGTGACGGTCCTCGCCTCGGGCGACGCGATCCACGGCGCGCCGCGGTGGGACGGCGACCGAGTGCTTTCGGTGCGGGAGACGCCGACCGAGCCGCCGGCGGTCGTCGATGCGGCGAGTGGGGAGCGGCTCACGCCGTCCGCGACCGCGGGACTGGCGGCGCGGCTCCCCGCGCCCGAGGCGTTCACCTACGACTCGGACGGGACCGAGATCCACGCGGTGGTCCATCCGCCGGGGCCGGACGCGGAAGGGCGATCGGTCCCCCTGCTCGTGAAGCCGCACGGCGGGCCGACCGCCTTCGACGGCTTCGGCTTCGACCACCGGGCGGCCTACTTCGCGGCGCTCGGCTACGCGGTCGTCCGCCCGAACTACCGCGGCTCCGACGGCTTCGGCCGGGCGTTCCGGATGGCGAACGACGGCGACTGGGGCGGCGGCGACCTCGACGACGTGATCCGCGCCGCGGACGCGACGGCGGCGCGGTACGCCGCCGTCGACGGCGACCGTGTCGGGATCTTCGGCGGCTCCGGCGGCGGGCTGATGACCGTGAACGCGCTCGGGAACAGCGACCGGTACCGCGCCGGCGCCGCCTTCTACGGCGTGTACGACTACGAGTCGTTCGTCGACGACACCGACGACGTGGGCTGGCAGCTCCTCAAGCGGGAGCTCGGCGACTTCGTCTCCGACCTCGACGCCTACCGCGACGCGAGCCCGATCCGGACGGTCCCCGACATCGACGACCCGCTGATGGTGCTCCACGGCGAGGCGGACGCCCGCGTCCCGATCAGCCAGTCGGAACAGCTGGTCGAGGAACTGGAAAAGCACGACGTCCGCCACGAGCTCCGCCGGTACGAGGGCGAGCCGCACGGCTTCGGGAGGCGAGAGAACGTCCTCGACGCGTACACGCGGGTCGCGGACCTGTTCGCGAAGTACCTCCGAGAGCTGCCCGACGACGGGAGCAGCCGGCCGTACGAGCCGCCGGAGTGA
- the moaA gene encoding GTP 3',8-cyclase MoaA: MTEPLADDFGREVTGVRVSLTDRCNFDCVYCHNEGLGDTRGPMEPSDDEMSADDVVRFLEVVEGYGVDSVKFTGGEPMLRQDLEEIVERTPDSMEVSMTTNGTFLPGRAEDLKAAGLDRVNVSQDALDPDDFAEVTKSGAYERVLEGVKAAVDAGLDPVKLNMVVFTHTAGYVEEMVEHVADNEGLQLQLIEYMPELTGKPEWNIDIGRVHDWLAEEADRVEHREMHDRKRYFVGEDADGEGGGMVEIVDPVENEEFCANCGRVRVTHEGYLKGCLNRNDDLQSMGEMTREEIAETFEAVVANRVPYYGEYLVENDEGEYEINEEYLGTPSAAD, translated from the coding sequence ATGACCGAGCCGCTCGCGGACGACTTCGGACGGGAGGTGACGGGGGTCCGGGTCTCGCTCACCGACCGGTGTAACTTCGACTGCGTCTACTGTCACAACGAGGGGTTAGGCGACACGCGGGGGCCGATGGAGCCGAGCGACGACGAGATGAGCGCCGACGACGTGGTCCGCTTCCTTGAGGTCGTCGAGGGGTACGGCGTCGACTCGGTGAAGTTCACCGGCGGCGAGCCGATGCTGCGTCAGGACTTAGAGGAGATCGTCGAGCGCACGCCCGACTCGATGGAGGTGTCGATGACGACGAACGGCACCTTCCTCCCGGGGCGCGCCGAGGACCTGAAGGCGGCCGGACTCGACCGCGTGAACGTCTCGCAGGACGCGCTCGACCCCGACGACTTCGCCGAGGTGACGAAGTCCGGCGCCTACGAGCGGGTGCTGGAGGGCGTGAAGGCCGCCGTCGACGCCGGGCTCGACCCCGTGAAGCTCAACATGGTCGTGTTCACCCACACCGCGGGCTACGTCGAGGAGATGGTCGAGCACGTCGCCGACAACGAGGGGCTCCAGCTCCAGCTCATCGAGTACATGCCGGAGCTCACCGGGAAGCCGGAGTGGAACATCGACATCGGGCGCGTCCACGACTGGCTCGCCGAGGAGGCGGACCGGGTCGAGCACCGCGAGATGCACGACCGCAAGCGCTACTTCGTCGGCGAGGACGCCGACGGCGAGGGCGGCGGGATGGTCGAGATCGTCGACCCCGTGGAGAACGAGGAGTTCTGCGCGAACTGCGGCCGCGTCCGCGTCACCCACGAGGGGTACCTGAAGGGGTGTCTCAACCGCAACGACGACCTCCAGTCGATGGGCGAGATGACCCGCGAGGAGATCGCGGAGACGTTCGAGGCGGTCGTCGCCAACCGCGTCCCCTACTACGGGGAGTACCTGGTCGAGAACGACGAGGGCGAGTACGAGATCAACGAAGAGTACCTCGGGACGCCGAGCGCGGCGGACTGA